In Leptidea sinapis chromosome 21, ilLepSina1.1, whole genome shotgun sequence, the following proteins share a genomic window:
- the LOC126970598 gene encoding receptor-type guanylate cyclase Gyc76C-like isoform X2, producing the protein MGHGARVFVLAALGLLAASPVQALNKKYNLTIGYLPSIKGELRDRQGLAISGALSLALEEINNSTELLPDVNLVLTWNDTKGDTVRATWLLTEMSCSDVVAFFGPEGRCHTEAIIAQSRNLPMITYKCSDYQTSTLANFARLEPPDTQATKSVISLLRYYRWNKFSILYEESWVTVALTLENHAKKNNMTVNHQRPVIDAYKCCEEKMACCAPGFWYQFIQDTKNRTRIYVFLGTTGGLIEMMTAMESLQLFVKGEYMVIFVDMMTYSTKESLKYLMKLEDRGSGYVCPNNTPEFRKRAQSLLVVVSSEPERSYENFTSKVQMYNNKEPFGFHYPAVFEHKFKNVFVSIYAAYLYDSVKLYATALHKLIEEETTFKNETLTWGKLRSIATNGSKIVSTMIRITPFKSVSGMSIRLDERADSEGNFSVLAFKPVNSSEAVINCSHSMIPVGHFQQCGREFPEYKLNPRLPIDWPDSVKPEDEPSCGFLNEKCPKDDSQITSLVVAGTLAVTLFCALVVTISIYRKWKIEQEIEGLLWKIDPHEIDGYMSSGLVWSPSKLSLASGMSCESKCCTQIFTPTAKYRGNVVRLKELKFSKKKDISREVMKEMRLLRELRHDNLNSFIGAVVEPLRVLIITDYCAKGSLYDIIENEDIKLDKMFISSLVHDLIKGMIFIHTSPLIFHGNLKSSNCVVTSRWMLQVTDFGLHELRYSAESDFIGEHQYYRGLLWKSPELLRQLDDPNGTVGGTQKGDVYAFGIILYEIIARRGPFGLTSLEPKEIVERVKRGRTENEEIFRPDTSALVEQTEDYLVSCMAECWAEEPASRPDFPTIRSKLKKLKSGKSRNIMDQMMDMMEKYANNLEELVNERTRLLIEEKQKTEDLLHRMLPKSVARRLTTGEGVEPESFDSVTIYFSDIVGFTAMSAESTPLQVVNFLNDLYTVFDRIIRGYDVYKVETIGDAYMVVSGLPIRNSDRHVGEIASMALELLNAVKSHKISHRPNEILKLRIGIHTGAVVAGVVGLTMPRYCLFGDTVNTASRMESNGEPLRIHISPSCKQALDKIGGYIVEPRGSIPIKGKGVLQTYWLVGATEKAIQKRPVEGEERPLFCRPRRSPRLTDSRHPSISDLH; encoded by the exons ATGGGGCACGGCGCGCGGGTCTTCGTACTCGCGGCGCTGGGCCTGTTGGCCGCGTCTCCGGTCCAAGCACTCAACAAGAAGTACAACCTCACCATCGGATACTTACCATCGATCAAGGGCGAACTGCGGGACCGCCAAGGGCTTGCCATCTCAGGGGCCCTGTCTTTGGCCCTTGAAGAg ATCAACAACAGTACAGAGCTATTGCCCGATGTGAACCTGGTGCTGACCTGGAATGACACCAAGGGTGACACGGTGAGGGCCACCTGGCTGCTCACCGAGATGAGCTGCTCGGACGTCGTGGCTTTCTTCGGTCCCGAGGGACGCTGTCACACCGAAGCGATCATAGCACAGTCGAGGAACCTGCCGATGATCACATAT AAATGTTCCGACTATCAAACATCGACATTAGCGAATTTTGCGAGACTGGAACCACCGGATACTCAG GCTACAAAATCTGTTATATCGCTCCTGCGCTACTACAGATGGAATAAGTTCTCCATTTTGTACGAGGAGTCATGGGTGACAGTGGCTCTGACGTTGGAGAATCACGCGAAAAAGAACAACATGACTGTGAACCACCAGCGTCCGGTGATCGACGCGTACAAGTGCTGCGAGGAGAAGATGGCTTGCTGTGCGCCAGGATTCTGGTACCAGTTCATACAGGACACAAAGAATAGGACTAGAA tttacGTATTCTTGGGTACAACTGGCGGCCTGATAGAAATGATGACGGCGATGGAGTCGCTGCAGTTATTTGTGAAAGGAGAATATATGGTTATATTTGTGGATATGATGACTTACTCCACTAAAGAgtctttgaaatatttaatga AGTTGGAAGACCGCGGTTCGGGATACGTCTGTCCAAACAACACTCCGGAGTTCAGGAAGAGGGCGCAGTCTCTACTAGTCGTTGTGTCATCGGAGCCAGAGAGAAGCTATGAGAATTTTACCAGCAAAGTACAAATGTACAACAACAAGGAACCATTTGGATTCCACTATCCTGCTGTTTTTGAACATAAGTTCAAGAATGTG tttgTCTCGATATACGCGGCATATTTGTACGACTCAGTTAAGTTGTACGCGACGGCACTGCACAAGTTGATAGAGGAAGAGACGACATTTAAGAACGAAACTCTTACGTGGGGAAAGCTGAGGAGTATCGCTACGAACGGCTCCAAGATTGTGTCCACTATGATTCGCATCACCCCTTTTAAGA GTGTGTCTGGTATGTCAATACGTCTGGACGAGCGTGCTGACTCCGAGGGTAACTTCTCCGTGCTCGCATTCAAGCCGGTCAACTCAAGTGAGGCTGTCATCAATTGCAGCCACAGCATGATACCCGTCGGACACTTCCAGCAGTGCGGCAGGGAATTTCCC GAGTACAAACTAAATCCACGTCTACCGATAGATTGGCCAGACAGTGTGAAGCCGGAAGATGAGCCATCATGTGGATTCCTTAATGAAAAGTGTCCGAAAGACGATTCTCAAATAACGTCGTTGGTTGTCGCCGGGACGTTAGCTGTCACTCTTTTCTGCGCGCTCGTCGTCACCATCAGCATTTATCGGAAATGGAAGATCGAGCAAGAGATCGAAGGTCTCTTGTGGAAGATTGATCCACATGAAATCGATGGTTATATGAGCAGCGGCCTCGTATGGTCGCCTAGTAAG ttaAGTTTAGCGAGTGGTATGTCATGCGAGAGTAAATGCTGCACCCAGATATTTACCCCGACCGCAAAGTATCGGGGCAACGTCGTCAGATTAAAAGAGCTGAAGTTTTCTAAAAAGAAA GATATATCCCGCGAAGTGATGAAGGAGATGCGTCTATTGCGCGAACTACGTCACGACAACCTGAATTCGTTCATTGGCGCGGTGGTCGAGCCGCTGCGGGTGCTTATTATCACCGACTACTGCGCCAAGGGGAGCTTGTAT GATATAATAGAGAATGAAGATATAAAGTTAGATAAGATGTTTATATCGTCGTTGGTACATGATCTCATTAAG GGTATGATATTTATACACACCTCACCGTTGATCTTCCATGGTAATCTCAAATCCTCGAATTGTGTTGTGACGTCCAGGTGGATGCTTCAG GTGACCGATTTTGGTTTGCATGAGTTAAGATATAGTGCCGAGAGTGACTTCATTGGTGAACACCAATACTACAGAG GCTTATTATGGAAGTCACCGGAACTTTTGCGTCAGTTGGATGACCCAAATGGCACAGTGGGGGGAACGCAGAAGGGAGATGTTTACGCTTttggtattatattatacgaAATTATAGCTCGCAGAGGACCGTTTGGGTTAACTTCATTGGAACCTAAAG AGATAGTGGAGCGGGTGAAGCGAGGTCGGACAGAGAACGAAGAGATCTTCCGGCCGGATACCAGCGCGCTGGTGGAGCAGACCGAAGATTATTTGGTGTCGTGTATGGCCGAGTGCTGGGCCGAGGAACCGGCGAGCAGACCAGACTTCCCCACCATAAGGAGCAAGCTGAAGAAGTTGAAGTCGGGAAA GTCCAGAAATATAATGGATCAAATGATGGATATGATGGAGAAGTACGCTAACAATTTAGAAGAACTAGTCAATGAGAGAACGAGGCTGCTGATAGAAGAGAAGCAGAAGACAGAAGACTTGTTGCACCGAATGCTACCAAA GTCCGTGGCCCGGCGTCTGACGACAGGCGAGGGCGTGGAACCGGAGTCCTTCGACTCTGTGACGATTTACTTCAGTGATATCGTAGGTTTCACCGCGATGTCCGCCGAGAGCACGCCCCTACAAGTGGTGAACTTCCTTAACGACCTGTACACGGTGTTCGACAGGATCATCAGAGGCTACGATGTGTACAAAGTGGAGACGATCGGTGACGCCTATATGGTG GTGTCCGGCCTTCCAATAAGGAACAGCGACAGGCACGTGGGTGAGATAGCATCCATGGCGTTAGAACTGCTGAATGCTGTTAAGAGTCATAAAATATCGCACAGGCCTAACGAAATACTTAAACTTCGCATTGGCATCCATACAG GTGCCGTAGTGGCAGGAGTTGTCGGTCTAACAATGCCGCGCTACTGCCTGTTCGGCGACACCGTGAACACGGCATCTCGAATGGAATCGAACGGAGAACCCTTGCGCATTCACATATCGCCTAGCTGCAAGCAAGCGCTCGATAAAATTGGCGGATACATTGTCGAGCCCCGGGGCTCCATACCCATCAAGGGCAAGGGTGTG ctaCAAACGTACTGGTTGGTGGGTGCGACAGAGAAAGCGATACAGAAGAGGCCTGTGGAGGGAGAGGAGAGACCGTTGTTTTGCAGACCACGCCGTAGTCCCCGTTTGACTGACTCCAGACATCCATCTATATCGG
- the LOC126970598 gene encoding receptor-type guanylate cyclase Gyc76C-like isoform X3, translated as MGHGARVFVLAALGLLAASPVQALNKKYNLTIGYLPSIKGELRDRQGLAISGALSLALEEINNSTELLPDVNLVLTWNDTKGDTVRATWLLTEMSCSDVVAFFGPEGRCHTEAIIAQSRNLPMITYKCSDYQTSTLANFARLEPPDTQATKSVISLLRYYRWNKFSILYEESWVTVALTLENHAKKNNMTVNHQRPVIDAYKCCEEKMACCAPGFWYQFIQDTKNRTRIYVFLGTTGGLIEMMTAMESLQLFVKGEYMVIFVDMMTYSTKESLKYLMKLEDRGSGYVCPNNTPEFRKRAQSLLVVVSSEPERSYENFTSKVQMYNNKEPFGFHYPAVFEHKFKNVFVSIYAAYLYDSVKLYATALHKLIEEETTFKNETLTWGKLRSIATNGSKIVSTMIRITPFKSVSGMSIRLDERADSEGNFSVLAFKPVNSSEAVINCSHSMIPVGHFQQCGREFPEYKLNPRLPIDWPDSVKPEDEPSCGFLNEKCPKDDSQITSLVVAGTLAVTLFCALVVTISIYRKWKIEQEIEGLLWKIDPHEIDGYMSSGLVWSPSKLSLASGMSCESKCCTQIFTPTAKYRGNVVRLKELKFSKKKDISREVMKEMRLLRELRHDNLNSFIGAVVEPLRVLIITDYCAKGSLYDIIENEDIKLDKMFISSLVHDLIKGMIFIHTSPLIFHGNLKSSNCVVTSRWMLQVTDFGLHELRYSAESDFIGEHQYYRGLLWKSPELLRQLDDPNGTVGGTQKGDVYAFGIILYEIIARRGPFGLTSLEPKEIVERVKRGRTENEEIFRPDTSALVEQTEDYLVSCMAECWAEEPASRPDFPTIRSKLKKLKSGKSRNIMDQMMDMMEKYANNLEELVNERTRLLIEEKQKTEDLLHRMLPKCGG; from the exons ATGGGGCACGGCGCGCGGGTCTTCGTACTCGCGGCGCTGGGCCTGTTGGCCGCGTCTCCGGTCCAAGCACTCAACAAGAAGTACAACCTCACCATCGGATACTTACCATCGATCAAGGGCGAACTGCGGGACCGCCAAGGGCTTGCCATCTCAGGGGCCCTGTCTTTGGCCCTTGAAGAg ATCAACAACAGTACAGAGCTATTGCCCGATGTGAACCTGGTGCTGACCTGGAATGACACCAAGGGTGACACGGTGAGGGCCACCTGGCTGCTCACCGAGATGAGCTGCTCGGACGTCGTGGCTTTCTTCGGTCCCGAGGGACGCTGTCACACCGAAGCGATCATAGCACAGTCGAGGAACCTGCCGATGATCACATAT AAATGTTCCGACTATCAAACATCGACATTAGCGAATTTTGCGAGACTGGAACCACCGGATACTCAG GCTACAAAATCTGTTATATCGCTCCTGCGCTACTACAGATGGAATAAGTTCTCCATTTTGTACGAGGAGTCATGGGTGACAGTGGCTCTGACGTTGGAGAATCACGCGAAAAAGAACAACATGACTGTGAACCACCAGCGTCCGGTGATCGACGCGTACAAGTGCTGCGAGGAGAAGATGGCTTGCTGTGCGCCAGGATTCTGGTACCAGTTCATACAGGACACAAAGAATAGGACTAGAA tttacGTATTCTTGGGTACAACTGGCGGCCTGATAGAAATGATGACGGCGATGGAGTCGCTGCAGTTATTTGTGAAAGGAGAATATATGGTTATATTTGTGGATATGATGACTTACTCCACTAAAGAgtctttgaaatatttaatga AGTTGGAAGACCGCGGTTCGGGATACGTCTGTCCAAACAACACTCCGGAGTTCAGGAAGAGGGCGCAGTCTCTACTAGTCGTTGTGTCATCGGAGCCAGAGAGAAGCTATGAGAATTTTACCAGCAAAGTACAAATGTACAACAACAAGGAACCATTTGGATTCCACTATCCTGCTGTTTTTGAACATAAGTTCAAGAATGTG tttgTCTCGATATACGCGGCATATTTGTACGACTCAGTTAAGTTGTACGCGACGGCACTGCACAAGTTGATAGAGGAAGAGACGACATTTAAGAACGAAACTCTTACGTGGGGAAAGCTGAGGAGTATCGCTACGAACGGCTCCAAGATTGTGTCCACTATGATTCGCATCACCCCTTTTAAGA GTGTGTCTGGTATGTCAATACGTCTGGACGAGCGTGCTGACTCCGAGGGTAACTTCTCCGTGCTCGCATTCAAGCCGGTCAACTCAAGTGAGGCTGTCATCAATTGCAGCCACAGCATGATACCCGTCGGACACTTCCAGCAGTGCGGCAGGGAATTTCCC GAGTACAAACTAAATCCACGTCTACCGATAGATTGGCCAGACAGTGTGAAGCCGGAAGATGAGCCATCATGTGGATTCCTTAATGAAAAGTGTCCGAAAGACGATTCTCAAATAACGTCGTTGGTTGTCGCCGGGACGTTAGCTGTCACTCTTTTCTGCGCGCTCGTCGTCACCATCAGCATTTATCGGAAATGGAAGATCGAGCAAGAGATCGAAGGTCTCTTGTGGAAGATTGATCCACATGAAATCGATGGTTATATGAGCAGCGGCCTCGTATGGTCGCCTAGTAAG ttaAGTTTAGCGAGTGGTATGTCATGCGAGAGTAAATGCTGCACCCAGATATTTACCCCGACCGCAAAGTATCGGGGCAACGTCGTCAGATTAAAAGAGCTGAAGTTTTCTAAAAAGAAA GATATATCCCGCGAAGTGATGAAGGAGATGCGTCTATTGCGCGAACTACGTCACGACAACCTGAATTCGTTCATTGGCGCGGTGGTCGAGCCGCTGCGGGTGCTTATTATCACCGACTACTGCGCCAAGGGGAGCTTGTAT GATATAATAGAGAATGAAGATATAAAGTTAGATAAGATGTTTATATCGTCGTTGGTACATGATCTCATTAAG GGTATGATATTTATACACACCTCACCGTTGATCTTCCATGGTAATCTCAAATCCTCGAATTGTGTTGTGACGTCCAGGTGGATGCTTCAG GTGACCGATTTTGGTTTGCATGAGTTAAGATATAGTGCCGAGAGTGACTTCATTGGTGAACACCAATACTACAGAG GCTTATTATGGAAGTCACCGGAACTTTTGCGTCAGTTGGATGACCCAAATGGCACAGTGGGGGGAACGCAGAAGGGAGATGTTTACGCTTttggtattatattatacgaAATTATAGCTCGCAGAGGACCGTTTGGGTTAACTTCATTGGAACCTAAAG AGATAGTGGAGCGGGTGAAGCGAGGTCGGACAGAGAACGAAGAGATCTTCCGGCCGGATACCAGCGCGCTGGTGGAGCAGACCGAAGATTATTTGGTGTCGTGTATGGCCGAGTGCTGGGCCGAGGAACCGGCGAGCAGACCAGACTTCCCCACCATAAGGAGCAAGCTGAAGAAGTTGAAGTCGGGAAA GTCCAGAAATATAATGGATCAAATGATGGATATGATGGAGAAGTACGCTAACAATTTAGAAGAACTAGTCAATGAGAGAACGAGGCTGCTGATAGAAGAGAAGCAGAAGACAGAAGACTTGTTGCACCGAATGCTACCAAA ATGTGGGGGTTGA